In the Drosophila teissieri strain GT53w chromosome 3R, Prin_Dtei_1.1, whole genome shotgun sequence genome, AGCACTCGACGTTGTCACGGAAATTCGTCGAGGTGATGACCGAATACAATCGCACGCAGACCGATTACCGGGAGCGCTGCAAGGGAAGGATACAGCGTCAGCTGGAGATCACCGGACGACCGACCAACGACGATGAGCTGGAGAAGATGCTGGAGGAGGGCAACTCGTCTGTGTTCACGCAGGGCATCATCATGGAGACGCAGCAGGCCAAACAGACGCTGGCGGACATTGAGGCTCGCCACCAGGACATCATGAAGCTGGAGACATCGATCAAGGAGCTGCACGACATGTTCATGGACATGGCCATGCTGGTGGAGTCGCAGGGCGAGATGATCGATCGCATTGAGTACCATGTGGAGCACGCTATGGACTATGTGCAGACGGCAACTCAGGACACCAAGAAGGCGCTCAAGTACCAGAGTAAAGCCCGACGAAAGAAGATCATGATACTGATCTGCCTCACTGTGCTGGGCATCTTAGCGGCCTCA is a window encoding:
- the LOC122621855 gene encoding syntaxin-1A, with protein sequence MTKDRLAALHAAQSDDEEETEVAVNVDGHDSYMDDFFAQVEEIRGMIDKVQDNVEEVKKKHSAILSAPQTDEKTKQELEDLMADIKKNANRVRGKLKGIEQNIEQEEQQNKSSADLRIRKTQHSTLSRKFVEVMTEYNRTQTDYRERCKGRIQRQLEITGRPTNDDELEKMLEEGNSSVFTQGIIMETQQAKQTLADIEARHQDIMKLETSIKELHDMFMDMAMLVESQGEMIDRIEYHVEHAMDYVQTATQDTKKALKYQSKARRKKIMILICLTVLGILAASYVSSYFIIQASK